A single window of Nicotiana sylvestris chromosome 3, ASM39365v2, whole genome shotgun sequence DNA harbors:
- the LOC138888132 gene encoding uncharacterized protein produces the protein MEKVKVIKERLKTAQSHQKSYSDVHRRYLEFKEDDWVFLNVSPMKGVLQFGKKGIEFEVNEEMLYEEIPIVILDRQVQKLRNKEIASVKVLWRNQQSEEATWEAEEEMKKKYPHFFG, from the exons atggagaaggttaaggtcaTTAAGGagcggttgaaaactgctcagagtcaccAAAAGTCTTATTCAGATGTTCATCGCAGATatttagagttcaaagaagatgattgggtattcctaAATGTTTCCCCCATGAAAGGTGTTTTgcagtttggaaagaaaggaattgAGTTCGAG GTTAATGAAGAGATGTTATATGAAGAAATCCCAATtgtcattcttgataggcaagtccaaaagttgagaaataaagaaattgcctccgtaaaagtattatggcgaaaccagcaaagtgaggaagccacttgggaagctgaggaagaaatgaagaagaagtaccCTCACTTCTTTGGATAG